Genomic window (Magnolia sinica isolate HGM2019 chromosome 6, MsV1, whole genome shotgun sequence):
TATCTTCCTCAATCGATAAACACCTTGAATTCACAAGGCACTCTTGAATACATAAGAGATTTTTCTTGAATACATGAGAGAAACAAAAGTTTTTATGAAAATTTATTGCTAGATTGATTCTAAAAATTAAGTTTAAGATCCTTAAATAATCGTAAACAAATCCTAAAATATAACCAAAAGATTCTTAATCtagtaagaattttttttttgaaaaacatgtaAATTCCTGTCATCTATCAACTTGTCGTCAACCGATCGAGTCGATCGGTTGAACATATTAAAAAACGTCCAAAgactaaaattaaaaattttgtaaattttgactTGTTGTCTCAATTGGTTAACTTGTCGAACAGGGCCTTCAATCCATCGACCTATCGAAACTAGCAGAAATTGTCCAACAACTAATCTGAAATTTTTGTTGAAATTTCGACTAGTTGAATAGATCTGTCGATCGGTGGAAATACGCTGAATTTTGTTGATTTCTCCTTGAACTTCTTCTGATTCATGTGTATTAGTGGTTGATCCACGTCCTACATCAAAATTGGTGGCAAAACAGGGAAGtatacaatggggtgatctggtGCAAACGATCTCTCTGTCCTTGCGACCAACATTACATGTGTGGATGAGATCCAAGCGTTCGTTTAATAGTTCTAGTAATGAATGGACCGatgacttttaaaaaaaaaaaaaagaaaaaaaaaaaagaactgttTACACAACTGTAGCCCTTTTAAGTGGTGGCGCATCAATGGAAAAGGTTGACTTAGATGGATAGAATAGGCTGATCAAGACAATTCTTTTCCAGTGGCCAATCACTCGTGGACATCCAAGACAGGAATAACTGAACATGCCAACATCTCATGTGGTTGGGATCCCACATATTCATATGGTGGATGTTCTTTAAACCAAAAGTCCAACCTATGATCGGTTGCACTTGTTTTGTAGGCCACAAACGTAAGGAAACAAGGGTGCTACTCACCTGACGAGTGGGTCAGACTGATACGTTAGGATGGGACATGCACTCAGGAGAGCGTCTAATTTTATGAGTGGACAAAACTGATACTTCAGGACGGTACTCAAAGTGATtagtggacccccaccattaGTTTGCGATGGGCCCACTGGGTGTTTgtatgcaatccaatccattcatcttataTGCCACACTATGATGAAAGAATATACTAAGGGAATTTAGAGGTTTTCAGGTATTAGATTGTGCATCTTTCAATTGGATTATAAATTAGATCTAATTAAGatcttagattttatttttggattttgtacAGCTAACAGAAGATTAGGCAATTTCTAATTACGTCCATGTATTTTCTCTATAAGAGGATTTCTCTTAATGTAAATATACAGAAAATTTACCCTTAACACAGGTTACAAAAAATTTACCCTCATCGCATGTATTAATTTTTCctggggtggcccacatgagtgttgaaccagcctgattttttggatcgAGGTTAAACAAGGGGTGGTCTAcctaatggacagtgtggatttcattCATATTACGTTTTTTTTTTCACCTTTAGCAATTACTATGGCCAATATCTAACAACGTGGCAGAGGGCCTGACCTCTTGCGGGTATATTTTTAAATGTCTGAAATTTAAGTGTAATAACATTACAGTCGAAAGTGACAGGTTATATCTAGTAACACAAATGATGCTACGTGGAAATAAGATCTTAATAAGAGATAAATGATGAATCACTTTAGCTACTCTAGCTGTATAGAATTTGATCGGAATTTGAAAAGTCATTGAAAGTCTAAAAGAATTAAGTTCAATTGATTACTGTCATAAGCACATGACAAGGTTGACAACTTATCTTGGTGCCTCATAGCCAATAATGAGTAATAACTGAAATATTGTCATGGCTAGTAACGAATTCGACCAATACACCGTAGCACCGTCGTGAAGTAATGTAACAACGATGATCTAGTAATGTAATACTTCACTTGCATATAGGGAACATAAACAGATTTTCTTAGTGCACAACACATGTTTGAGCGGAAGAAAGGATAACAATGATATACATGTGGTGTCCTGTGAAGGAATTACACCTTTGTAATGAACTTAGGATTTATGCATAACCAATGGTCAATCCATATCAAACTACTAATATATTTGATATTGCATAATATGCCTCAACTATTCACGTACCTAGAAAATTATTTTCAATTCAGCAAACATGAGAAGTGATTACAAAGATTTCTCTTTAActattaaaatttttctaaataaAGAGCAGATTGAAGAGCTTCGGGCCTTTACCAATTCTACTCAAGACAACTCTATAGTGGAATGCTACTTATTCTAGTTTAGTTCTTAGCCTAGTATAAATTAACTCTTATTGTAATCTAGTCCATCACGTTGTTACGATGGACTGACTTTAGCTTAGGAGTTTTGTAATCCAGTCTATCTACGTTGGACTAACCTTAGCTTAGATTATAGTGTAATTTCTTTTGTTTGCGCCTAAGTTGTTGGACCATGATATACCCTACTTTTAGGACATCACCATCTCATAttgtgttgattgattgataattactACCATGGTAGGAACGAGTCCTTTTGACTAAaaggtgagaaaaaaaaaaaaaaaaatcttatcagAAGGATGAACCCCTTTGCAAATTACTTAATCTTTATTACAGGTGGCTTAATAGATTGTCGAACGGTTAAGTTCTTGGTATCTATGTCTATCTTCACACTTGAGGtaaaaaaatgtttggttcgaaaCAAGCCGTATCAAGCTTTGGCATGACCAGCACTGCATGCATGTACCAATGATCaaatttcgagccaaacagaAGGTGGTCTTGAATTTGGTGAACACTTGAGGCTCCTCCCCCTTGGGCTATTGGTGTTGGTGGATAATTGTAAAAGAGTAGCTTCGCTTGGAAAACATCAAGCTGAATTATGTGTCGCCGGAGGCCAAAGCGGGGGTGGATGGCCTTGCCCAATAGGAAGTACAAGTATTAGTAATTCTATTTTTCTTTCTAAGACGGATCTTCCCTGTTCCATTAAAGGCTTCATCATGCTCCACAGATCGCGCCTAGGGTCGATTACGCTCGGTTAATGCACGTTGGATACAGCCAAGTTCCTGAAATCCTCTGCCCACCTTTGGCTTTTTGGTGGCTTTGATTTTTGTCTTTTTGTTCTTTTGGCAGATTCTTTTGCTTCGCTATTGAGATGCTGCTTTGCTGCAGGCAGCCAGTCGTTGTCCTGGTCTCTGCATTCATCACCTGGCTTTTCGGATTCCCACTCATCTCTCATGGCTTCCCTCTCAGCCTGCTCCGCATTCAAACCATGGCTCGATTTTCTGCTACTGCTATGATTGGTTTTTCCCATGCCTGTCGGCGCTCGTGTAGTGACTCTGTTTTCTGTCGATATCATGATGCAAGATGTGGAGCTTTTTGCGCTGGTCCTGTGGTGGCGCCGTTTGAAAGGAAGCTTTATTTCATTTCAGAGGTTCTATTTATTTCACACAGCTGTTCGGGTTTTGTGGTTCGTTCTCAGGCAGAATCCTTATTGGATGGGCAGCTGGTTTGGGTGGCGTAGTGTGCTGTAGGCTTTTTTGTTTGTCTTCTTAGTGTGCAGCATGGTTCCCTTATGTTTTCGTTGGAGTCTTGCTCGAATAGATGTATTGGTCGTTTTTCTTTCAATAGTATCATGTGGAGTGCTCCCACGTTTtgccaagagaagaagaaaaaattgtTTTGGCCCACATTAGAAAACCTAATTTGGATGAGTGGATATCGTGTGTCGAAGGGATATGGAAATTATGTTCCGTGGCTTCTCATTGATCCATGTCATCCCTAATAACTCAGCTCACAAAACACATAATTTTTAATGTGTGGAATTTCTGTAGGCCTAACCATGATTTGTGTTAGACTATTCATATTGTCCAttaatttttccatatcatgtagagcatgagctaaaaaatgagacacatccaatgctaaagtggaccacaccacaaaaagctatggagattgaatgactaccattgaaaccttcctatggtccaccatgaggtttactttccatctaaccTCCTCATAAGGTTAAACAggcctggatgaaaagaaaacataaatatcagcttgatcaaaccCTTTTAtgtcccaaagaagttttcataAGCTGCCaagtcccactgtttcttgtagtggggcccacttgaatctgATTCCCTTTTATTTTGTCTCATTtccaaaaatgatatggaaaaatagatgaatggtgtggatctgacacatatcatgatgggacccacgaaatTCATGTAGGTGGTTGTCGCCTTTACTTCTGGTCATCAATTGTTGAGATGGGGTGTGGAATTGACTCAAATGTAAAATGACGTATTTGATTTTTGGAATCGCCATTAGCTAAATTAAGCTTGGAATCTATGATCAGTTTTTTTACTGTATAATCACAGACCAGGGGGAATCGTGAATTTCTTGACTTAAGTGACTCCTGCAGTTGGTTTACAACTATAAATTCTAAGTAAGGAGTTTTGGTAACAGAAGAGGAAGGGAGTTAGGCACCCTCTTCCGCTCTCACAGTGTGTAGTCTCAACTGTATAGGATCATTTAATTTGTGACTTTTACGGAGATTGAGCAAAATTttgacattatatatatatatatatagtcatgatTGGATAACACATGAGAGGCCGGTATTAAGACCTAAATATTGCATGTTTATCCGTTCAATTACATTAACTTTTTTGGCATTTAAGTGTTAATATgatataattatgtatgttttcatcatGTAAGGTGGTTTTTGACTTAAAGATGAATATGTGTCTAAAAGAACAGATTTATAGCTCAAAAGAATATGATGAAGAATTATATATTTGGAagccattaatgaagaattcacatgccaaagattcaagaaaactaagtacaaATGATAGAGAAAAAACTGGTAAAATCAGAAGTCCAACAAGAGAAAAAACAAACTGTTTAGTCGTACCTAAAGTCGGTTTAGACCAACCAAAAATATACAAAACAGTCCagtaagaaattgtgattttcagaaTTAATTCAGCTTAACCTTCAGCTTAACTTTCAGTCCgaccgaagccaacttcggtccaaccTAAGATAACTTAGGTGGGATCTAAGTTAGACCGATTCTGCATAGATTTTTTAGATGAAATTCGGTACGAGCGAAGGCAATTTCAGTGCAACCAAAGCATAAAAAAAGTGTGAAAATTAAAGTCAGTGCGAACTTTTACTATTTAAAGGAATTTTCGTAGTTGTTTTAGATACAAATTAGAGCTTGGGAAAGAGACCAAGGGATGATGGAGTCCCTACGAagccgttcttcttcttcttcaacttctcaattctagtttatctttcttttgtttttcttctaggtTATTAACCATGTTAGgcaaatctcttagctaaggctaaatgatgaagcttgtagttcattacattatttagtttatttgatttagcAAACAGTTGTTAGAATTATAATATTAGTTTGAATAGATTTGAATTTTACTTTTAAGTTTATGTGTTGTTTaatctttgatccattgtcgactccagGTACATTGGATGCTTAAAAGTGCAATTATAATGCTTGATTAAGGaaggaatcaatctataaaattCTTTGATATATTGTAGACTTTAGGCACAATAGATGCTTGAATTCCCTGCGATTGATGTccaagtgcttcatgagagaattgttcaattgaattcatattcTAATATTATTTATGATTGGTTTAACCGCTCTATCTTTCGATTagatatgataggacttcgattctagttaAGTTATAATCATTGAGTCAGAAAAATAAATGTTGTGATTTCTATaagtggattcctagatccttaacCCATTTTCTTCTTGTTTAAAACCATTTTTATTTCGTTGGATTAAAAATCTAGACAAACCATTAGAGTTAGATTAGTTCCAGGCCGTGTTCCCCATTCCATGTgtattcgaccttggtctcactgattttttactacttcgcaaccctacacttgaggtttgTGAATAGCTAGGTaggcaaaaataaaaagatcttaGCCTTACTCCGCAGATCAAATGCGATAGAGAAAAaatatgtaaaagaaaaaaaaatagaagtgtGAGTTAAGAATGCAGATGTATTAGGAATGTGTGGAGTGGAATGCGATCCTAACTTGATTGAGATGTAAGAAAGAAAATGGGAGATTGGACATCCTTTTAATGCAAAAGGAATAGTCGGATATCCCTGATTCCAACCCTAATCCTGACTTTGATAGCTTCTATAGTCGAGCTCCTAAGTTAGGCAAATCCTCAGTGTTAGTTAAGAATCTCTGAATTCTTCGGAGGAGGGCTCACCTAGACACACCCCTCTTAGTTTCTCCCTCACTCTCACTATCTCTCATGATCCCTCTCTATCACTCGGTCCCCTCCCCTTCTATGTTACTACCCCCCGGAATGGCAAATGTTGTGCTGCATTTATAGATTGAGACCGTCAAGCTGACGGTGGACACTTGTCATCTTTTCGTCATTTTAACATCCATGAAAGGGGATAAAAATCTTAGTTAGGAAAAAAGTATGTTAGGTCGTTGTCGGCTTGCGATAGCTAACAATCCATGTGGCACCATCCTATTTGACAAATAGGCTCCTTAACATACATTGGAATGAAAAATGGGATCAAGGATGATGACGTCACCCTTGGCTCACCGCGAGCCTAGAGTTTTATTTTATTGATCCGGTTCATTGATTGTATCCAGGAAGTGAAGGAAACCCTGTAATATGTGACCCATTTGGATTTTTGATGCCTTATGGGTTAAATAgagacttgaaaaaaaaaatcaatcaaaataAGGCATGAACAAGTTTTTTTTTAGAGAGTCTAGATGATTTGGTTTGGAtttgatttttcaagttctaGATTTTCCAATCAAGTCTGTCAGTTGTTCCTGCGACGTGTCGAGAGTCTTGCCCGCTTGATTGATTGAATTTTCAATGGTCCTCAAATTATCGAGGGATTATTTTATCGAAGCTCAACCAAAATTAAAAGAATAGTttaaccaaacgcacccttagtCTTATTTTAAGTGGGCTGTATACAGCCCAGGctaagctcatatttgtgttttcccttcatttaggccagcgtgaccttatgaagaggtcagatggcaaataaacctcatagttagccttgggaaggtttcaatgatagtttgttcaatcctcattgatttatatggttcacttgagcttttaatgtgcctcatttttaggcttatgcttTATAATGACATGGCAAAATTGAGGGATAGTGTGAATGTAACACATAAATCGGGACAATGTGAATGtaataaaaaaatcatggtggaggCTTTGAGATGTTCCACATATTAAAAGTTGGGTCGTGTAGCAAGTAATTGATGCAAGGAGgtacatgatgaggtcaatcatggTCTTCCTTAGGgatctctggactcctcatagaacTTCCTCAAATCCACTAaggataaaaataaaattaatttctaataaatttgaaaataaattgattgatgattaaaataaaataaaattacaatcctttaaataatgagctcaaacctaggatggagttttggactcaaactcaaactccctaagaatgcgacttactataaatagtaaacttactatttatatacggtCACCAttccactagacttcatggttttcgaccaaaaataataggtgtccaatttagcccaaccacgttgttctcctaactttcctaagcctttttcatgttgggcatgagtcctacaactcaaaggatcaaaagttatacgccaactaaaacttattatttatagtaaaaatgaaaatagaagggatttttgaccgttgatttgatggaatctcgcaaattcggcatgggcaacctggcatagtaggttggttggctaaagtagtatctcctaccccaaatcatatatgatacgtgaaaaactcatcccagttCGGAGCTacgattgttttaaggttctgacggtccaaaTCATTTCTGCCTCCGATAGAGCCTTCGTTGGTCCATCTTTACCacgaaagtgtctgcgacccattctacatcagtcccctccactttaaaagaactcaacCTCGAGTTCTCGTTCAGCTTtagttcatgatacttggtgacgcggggatgaacgtgatgaggtcgatcaccgttttcttcaaggataactactccgaatccatggagcttctctagactcctcatagagacttctcgaatccatgaggaaaaagcaagagaaaatagaaataaattctaaaaaactCGTAATTCGATTGATGATCCaaataaacaagtttacaactctttaaatagagatactaagccatggaagaagttttggaattaaactacaactaaaactcttagaaatcatgatttactataaataacaaACTTACAATTTATAGATCACGATCATGTTtgccactagacctcatggttttcagccaaaaatagtaagtgtcctatttggcttcaccatgctattctcctaattatttaaaacacttttcatgttgggcacaactcctaaagcccatcagatgaagagttatactcaaattaaaacttactataaatagtaaaaatgaaattaaaacaggaattcgACTATCGATCTAAAGGTATTTCACAGATTTAGCATGTGCAACCGGGCATAaaagggttgggtggctaaagtagcttgtcctaccccaaaatcatatatggtatgtcgaataactcattccagtttgtgagatacgtCTGTTTTAAGGTTTGGACTGTTTGGATCACTTCCGCTtcaatcaggccttctctgatccatcttggccatgaaactgtcaacgacccactctacatcactcgGTCAGATCCTCAACGTTGAAAGTACACAAGATCTCAATGTCATCTGAAATAtcaataatgtatgtattgtcattgatctttcagaggATCGAGActggtccaatcttcttgttcttaaACTTGTTGTAAGGTATAGTTGGAAATCTTTCCTTGTGTAGATGCATTATAACATGGTCGCTCACCTCTCGAATACTTTTTGCAGCTTATGCTTGTTGGCTTGCTCCTTATACTTGTCGTTTGAAGCTATCAACTTAGCTTGT
Coding sequences:
- the LOC131249512 gene encoding uncharacterized protein LOC131249512, which encodes MIDLTTSLRQYFCHASNVVDAARFFCFAIEMLLCCRQPVVVLVSAFITWLFGFPLISHGFPLSLLRIQTMARFSATAMIGFSHACRRSCSDSVFCRYHDARCGAFCAGPVVAPFERKLYFISEVLFISHSCSGFVVRSQAESLLDGQLVWVA